The Solanum stenotomum isolate F172 unplaced genomic scaffold, ASM1918654v1 scaffold21060, whole genome shotgun sequence DNA segment GCAAATCTgaccaaagttgagatattttttaaactCTTATCCCTTTATTTAATGTGAAACACTTTCTATGGGAACTTTTTCTATATCCAAGGCTTGAAGCACAAGTGAGACAATACGACATGTTTGGAAATCAAGTCaaaggaataaaaaaaacatgttatGGTCGGAGAGATTaccaaaataagaataaagTATAAGAGGGATATTGGCAAAATCCTCggccattttttattattgaacttGTCATTTTCTTGTCCCTAAACTATAATTTAATCATGGCCAAAATACACTTACAGAATATGTTATGGAATAATAATGATATAATCTTCAATGATATGTCGTAATCCAAAGTTTTGCATGAATAATTAATTGATGAAAAGCCACTTAAGTCAGGCGTCTGACATATGTTATAGATTCATGTTTCTATAATCAATTCGATCTTTGAGGATAAATCCGTAATTTTCAAGGTccaaatacaataataataataataatagcatatttagtgtaatttcgtagataaaatctgaagaaaattAAATGTACATAAATCTTATTCTTATCTCGAATACGATATTTCTTGTTTTTGTATCACACAATTGAACCAAAAGTTGTGTGCATAtgtatttcattttttctttagaATTCATCGATCTTGACCTTATAATTACATTTGCAAATATTAGAGATGGACATCACAAGGTACggtatgatattttaaaattttgatattatatttttggtatTCGAGTTTTAAAACATTATATCATTATCATACCAATTTAATTTGGtatgatttgatattttaaaattcggTTTCGATATTCTATGGTACGGTAGATCCGTAACAAGGGCGGATCTATGAAGGGGTGTGGGGGCGAACTTTGACAgaaactctctctctctctctctctatatataNNNNNNNNNNNNNNNNNNNNNNNNNNNNNNNNNNNNNNNNNNNNNNNNNNNNNNNNNNNNNNNNNNNNNNNNNNNNNNNNNNNNNNNNNNNNNNNNNNNNNNNNNNNNNNNNNNNNNNNNNNNNNNNNNNNNNNNNNNNNNNNNNNNNNNNNNNNNNNNNNNNNNNNNNNNNNNNNNNNNNNNNNNNNNNNNNNNNNNNNNNNNNNNNNNNNNNNNNNNNNNNNNNNNNNNNNNNNNNNNNNNNNNNNNNNNNNNNNNNNNNNNNNNNNNNNNNNNNNNNNNNNNNNNNNNNNNNNNNNNNNNNNNNNNNNNNNNNNNNNNNNNNNNNNNNNNNNNNNNNNNNNNNNNNNNNNNNNNNNNNNNNNNNNCAACTGTGGAGAGAGCATTTTCGTCAATGAAGCACATAAAAAATGAAGTGCAGAATAGTATTGGTAATCAATATTTAAATGATTGTCTAGTGTGTTACATAGAGCGTGATGTATTTATAAATGTTAGTAATGATGTCATTATCGATCGTTTTTAGAATATGAAAACTCGTCGAGGACAATTGtaaatgaatgatgaatatttataatattagtaatatttttgaaagttttaaatttgttaactTCATGCTTTTAGTGTGGAGTGTGGATttgtaatatcttattatttatggTTTATTGATTGACTTATGATATATATCGAAAAGACGAATAATTTAATCGTAAGTCTATTTGGCACCCACAGACTCTAAATCCTAGATCCACCACTGATCTGTAACCACATAGTTTGTTCAACTTTGACTAATATATACTCGTATAATAGAGTATTGTGACTTCAAAAAAAGGCATTAATATTATCATACTAACACATTACATGTGTAGAAATACATGTTCAATATAaagtacaaacaactccttttgtttttatggttaaatttcaatcaaaatagagTAGTCAGAGTTTCAACTTCTCTCTtgcttttcctttcttctatatatgttatcatagtagtagtagtgatctgttttaaatttttttgcaGCATTATATTCCCGCTAATGTAGCTATGGATGAAACAATTATCAATTTGGAATTGTCAAAAACTGTTTCGTGTCGAGTTATACCTCTTTCGGATGCTATTTACTACTGACAAAAAATTAGGTATTTATTTTGTCTAATGGAATTTAGTTTTCTGCAACTCATGATCTTCCAACAAGTATTGGTTTTCTAGGTCTTGGAATTATGGGCAACCCAATGGCACAAAATCTCATAAAAGCAGGGTATGTTCCAATTATTACTTTCATACACTAATTTGATGAATTTCAATGACCTTTTGCTTTGTGAACTTCATAAATCACTACACAGCGCGTAGTTAACTTTATACTCATCATTGTTATCGTTCTTTGTTAACTAGCTGAATTATGAGTACCCTAAACTGTTGATCTTTCAGAAGTACACATTATTAATACCAAGGTTGTGCCGTCTGACATGTGATCTTGTTGGAGCAATGAGACATGATTTTTATACTtaaacatcttttttttttgaataattgaATTTCAATGTCTTATGGTTTTATTGTGTTTGTTCTCATGCTGCAGATGTGATGTGACAGTTTGGAATAGGACCAAGAGCAAATGTGAACCCCTTATCTCCTTGGGTGTATATGCCAATTTTGGTTATGCTGCAGACTTAAGTTTGTTTGTGTTGGCCTTCAGGAAATGTGTGTTTAAACTTAGATTACCCAACAGTGAAGTAGACAATGGTAATCTATGCTAATCCTtcacaattaaaaaaagaaagatctaTGCCTATGCTTGTATCACCTTCTATGAGATGACTTAAAAAATTTCTTGACTGTTGTTACTGCTTCTACTTGAGGATAATTTCCATTTCATGGTAACTTGTGCTTCTTTGGATAATTTGCATTTCAAGGTAACTTCAGGGTCTTTTCTGCACATACAAATCATCCCCTGAGGAGATTGCAGCATCTTGTGATGTCACATTTCCCATGCTTACAGACCCCGACAGTGCAATCAGTTTTCAGTTTATTTAAGTGGGAAACTGTAACAACAAATGGCCATGAATTTGATACTCTACTTGGTGAGAAAAAtagttttccttttcaattggTGTTTTTCTGCTTCACATATTGTCTTCATTATTACTTCCTAAATGAGATTAGCTtcattgaattattattatctcTACCATTTTTGCTTTTCCTTTGCTACTTTTGAATAACACTTTAGGTTAAATCCACAGGAAAATGTTGCTGCTGATCTCCTCTTTTCATTCAAACTTTGGGACACGAAAGGCTATCATCTAAGCACAAAAACAAATGTGTTTCCCTCAAATAGCCTAACCTCACTTTCACGTCTGTGTATGTTTCATTTGTTGTATACTAAAATTTCatgatatcacataaattgagataaaaaatactaatatatattgggccccgtgctggcacgggatCGAGTATCTAGTCTTGAGAATAAGAGTGGATCAGTGAAGGGAACACACATGCATCATATCTTAATGCAAAAAGTTTTGGCACAAAATTTGTTTCTATAAACGTTTTGGGTACTTTGATCAGGGTGACCAATAATGCTCAAGTATATATGATGCTTTGAAGACAATAATCAATATAAGTTTATCGATTTTTTCGTAGTTATTTTTTATGCTAAATTAAGATTTTTAGTGtcaaaaatcagaaaaatgttggtcaattttatatttatctaaaaatattatatcgAAAAATCAACCGAGTACACAGGGGACTCAATAACATCACAAAGTAATATATTGCTATTTATATTGATAAGGATTATTTCTAGTTAATAAGATGATATTCATGTGTTGCAATATAATATATTAGATGTTTtgtgtaaaaaattatttactacTACGAAGATGTGAGTAGTTTattcaaagttttaaaatacttttattataaaaagtaggaaattttctttatttccttttttatatataaacattttttaCCTTTACAAACTTCAATGTTGTCTaagaaaacacaaaatatactattaattaaaaaataatataaattcatTGAATTTGTGGTTTGTCCATTTACTTAATATATGAACTACTAACatttatgtataattaaatTTTCCTAGGTTATAggaattattttaaataagaatgtatttattaattatatcatTTAACATGGTGACTTTTGAATTGcttttttaacttataaataaaGTTGTCATTCATCATTGTGAGATACACTTGTAGACATTTGAATAAGATAACCTTTAAATTCTACTCTCTATTTCTTTGGTCTATATTCTTACTAGTGAATATGTTCGCGCTTCGCGcgatgagaaaaaaataattaaaatatttataaatcattatttatatctgaatattaaaaatattttaaaaattatttctaattttcaaattcaaatagatttaaattttaagttctAGTTATTATTAAAAACAGTTTAAGCAATGTAATAATAACTGTTGAAATAATTCAATATAGTGTGAATTTTTTTGCTATTGATTAGAAtcgtaatttaaaataataaatattttcttttaattgaatCATCATCG contains these protein-coding regions:
- the LOC125850932 gene encoding uncharacterized protein LOC125850932 isoform X2 — encoded protein: MGNPMAQNLIKAGCDVTVWNRTKSKCEPLISLGVYANFGYAADLSLFVLAFRKCVFKLRLPNSEVDNGNFRVFSAHTNHPLRRLQHLVMSHFPCLQTPTVQSVFSLFKWETVTTNGHEFDTLLGKCCC
- the LOC125850932 gene encoding uncharacterized protein LOC125850932 isoform X1; this encodes MGNPMAQNLIKAGCDVTVWNRTKSKCEPLISLGVYANFGYAADLSLFVLAFRKCVFKLRLPNSEVDNGNFRVFSAHTNHPLRRLQHLVMSHFPCLQTPTVQSVFSLFKWETVTTNGHEFDTLLGEKNSFPFQLVFFCFTYCLHYYFLNEISFIELLLSLPFLLFLCYF
- the LOC125850932 gene encoding uncharacterized protein LOC125850932 isoform X3, with amino-acid sequence MGNPMAQNLIKAGCDVTVWNRTKSKCEPLISLGVYANFGYAADLSLFVLAFRKCVFKLRLPNSEVDNDPDSAISFQFI